The window GGTCTTCAATGCCTGACGCGTTGCATCATTGCCAAGAGAGCCTTTCTGCAAAGTGCTGCTGAATTCCTGCTCGATCTCCTGCACTGATTTTCCGTGAGCATCTATGATGGCCTGAGATTTAGCGAGATAATCTGCCAGTATCGCATCGTGCGCCTTGGCAATCATCGCAACGAAATCATGAAGGTTCTGTATTTCCGTCACGCGCCAGACGCCATCTCCGCCCTGCACAAGCTTCACTTCAAAAATGAATTCCTCACCAATATCCGCCTGATAAACGCGTACGCCGGCGCGTGCCGTTCCCGTCTCCCGATCCGTTGCGACGTAATCAATGTTGCGGAACTGTATCGTCTTGAGTCCGATCCTCGTGAGCACCATATCAAGGCTCATCGGATCTTGCGTCTCCGATGCCGTCCCACTGTTTTTCCATTCGCCATTTTCAACGTAATACTGCACTTCCGTACGCAGTGTCAATGCCAAAGGCGCCTTGAACATCTGCACGAAACCATTCATAGCCGCCTTGGCGTCTCCGGACATCGGACGATCCGTATCAATCATAGCCTGAATCAATGTTTCCGTAGAGTTGCCCAGCAAAGCATCTAAATCAACGTATTTCTCAAATGTTTGCCAATCATGCTTTTCAAAGGACATTCTGATTTTTTCCAGCCCATACTCCGGCGTTTTCGTATAATAGAAAAAATACCATGCCCCGCAGCCGCATGTTGCCAAAAGCAGCAAGAATATCGCAAGAAAGAAACGCATCTTCTGCGACTTGGAAAACATCGCCATAGATTCACCCTCCCAAGATTACAAAGCGATAAGGCCTTTTCCTTATTATGCAACAAGAATAGCGTTTTCGCAAGAAAAACCCTTGAAATATGCCGCGTTCATGTCCGCGACTCAATCGTTGCCCCGCCTACAAGGCGCTCTCCGGAATAAAAAACAACGGATTGCCCCGGCGTAACAGCTCGCTGTGGTTCAAGAAAGGATACCTTGACCGCCCTATCCTTCAAAGGCAAAACATTCGCCTGCACCTCACGACTGCCGTAACGAATCTTGGCATGAACCGAAATCTCTTGTGTCGGTTCTTCCATCAGCCAATTCACATCGCTTGCAAAAAGCGACGAAGCATAAAGTTCCTCATTTTTTCCGACAATCACGCGATTATTTACCTCATCCAAAGCGATGACATAGAGAGGATGTGCCGCCGCTATGCCAAGCCCCTTTCGTTGCCCAATCGTATAAAAAGGAAGACCTCGGTGCTGCCCGAGAATTTTTCCCTGCATATCGATAATATCTCCTGCGTGAAAACGGTTTGGCCTGTGCTGCGACAAATACGCTTTGTAGTCATCTTCCGGTACAAAGCAGATCTCCTGACTCTCTGCCTTATTGGCTACCGGCAGGGAAAGTTTTTGGGCAAGGGCTCGCGTTTCTTCCTTTCTATAGCTTCCAAGAGGAAAGAGAATATGCGATAATATTTCCCGAGGCAAACGATAAAGGACATACGATTGATCTTTTTTTTCATCCCTTCCTTTTTTCAAGGCAAAGGATCCATCCGCTTCTTTCTCTACACGGACATAATGTCCCGTGGCAAGAAAATCTGCACCTTTTTCTCTCGCAAACGAAAGAAGCTCCCCAAATTTCAAGAAACGATTGCAAATCACACAAGGATTCGGCGTGCGTGCCGTCAAATATTCCGTCAAAAAATAATCAACGACCTTATCGGAAAAAAGCGTACGAAAATCTGCCACCACATGCTCTATGCCAAGAAAATCCGCCACGCGCCTTGCGTCTGTCGCCGCGCTGGAAACACCGTTCATCTCACGACTATCATCAGAAAGTTGCATAGTTATGCCGAGCACCTCATACCCTTGTTCCTGCAAAAGAGCTGCACAAAGCGAACTGTCCACGCCTCCGCTCATCGCTACCGCTACTTTTTTTTTCATCCATTGCCTCCTGAAAATATCTGCAACATGCAATTCTATGGTACACTAAGAGAACCATCTATACAAGGAGTTGATTCCATGAATGTCATCGGCATCATCGCAGAATACAATCCCTTTCATAATGGGCACATTTACCAGATTGAAACCATACGCGCGAAATATCCCAAAGCCTGCATCGTCGCATTGATGAGCGGCAGTTTCACACAGCGCGGCTGCCCGGCGATTCTCGATAAATGGCAGCGTGCCAGCCACGCCGTTTTGAGCGGCATCGACCTCGTGCTCGAACTGCCGGCGGCCTTTGCCGTGCGCAGCGCACAGAATTTCGCACATGGAGGCGTATCGCTGCTTTCGCGCTTGGGTGTCGTTGACGGTCTTGCCTTCGGCGCAGAAAGCCCTCTCGCCTTGCTTCAATGCGCAGCGGATTCATCGAAGAGAAACGATGTGCAGGAACTGCTCCATGCATACGTACAAAAAGGTCATTCCTATGCCGCTGCATTAAGTCATGCCATTGCCCAAAGCAGCGGTATAAACGAAGCTTTCCTCAAGCAGCCGAACAACATCCTTGCCTTGGAATACCTGCGCGCCTTGAATTGCTGCGCCACTTCGATCGAACCTTTTGCAGTGGCAAGAATGGGCGCCGCTTATCATGATGAAGAACTCCATGACACGTATGCCAGTGCAAGTTCCATTCGCCGAGAAATCCAAACCGCCGCACCGCGAAGAAACCTCCTAGCCAAAGTTCTTCCTGCAAACAGCATGGAAGCCTTATTCGAAGCGCATACGGAAGAAGCTATACCAGAAATCAATCTGCTTTTTCGTCCGCTTCTTGCTCAGCTTGAACATTATACTCTGGAAAATTTACAAGAAATCTATGGTATAAATGAAGGGTTTGAAAACAGATTGCTGCACGCCGCTTCTCATTGCCTCACCATGAAAGACCTTCTCGACGAATGCCGCAGTCGTCGTCATCCGCAAAGTCGAATCCAACGGCTCATATTCCACATCATGCTGCACCTTCGTCGACAGGATATTCATGAATTTGATAAGAATGGACCTCTCTATGCTCGTATACTCGCATTCAATCATGCAGGAAAAAGCTTGCTGCATGAAATTAAACAGAAAAGTTCGCTTCCTCTCATAAGCAAGACAAGTCATTTTTTGAAAGACGCCGCATTGAAACATCTGCCAGAAAAGCGAACGGCTTTGGAAAACATGCTCGCACTTGACATTCATGCCACAGAAATGCGACGGCTTTGCCTTCCGCAAATCACAAAACGCGGCGAGGACTTCCAACGCTCTCCGCTCTTCATTTCAGATAAGAGAAAAACGCCTGCATGAGCAGGCGTTTTGAATTGAACCAGCAGCTTTCTATCCTCCCAGGTCGTCTCCAACCAAGTACTTTCGACGTATGAGTGCTTAACGACTGTGTTCGGGATGGGAACAGGTGGATCCACTCAGCTATCGCCACTGGATTTGTGAAGGTGTTTGTTGCACCCTCAAAACTATACAGAAGACAAGAACATTTTAGGGCGACGAAACTTAGGTCAAGCCCTCGGCGTATTAGTACGGGTCGGCTGCACGCCTTGCGGCGCTTCCACTCCCCGCCTATCAACCTCATCGTCTTTGAGGCGCCTTACCGGATTACTCCGTGAGAAACTTCATCTTAGGGCTGGTTTCACGCTTAGATGCTTTCAGCGTTTATCCTTTCCGGACGCAGCTACCCAGCTGCACGGCTGGCGCCATGACTGGTACACCGTTGGTCCGTCCACTCCGGTCCTCTCGTACTAGGAGCAGCCCCCTTCAGGTTTCTTCCGCCCGCGATGGATATGGACCGAACTGTCTCACGACGTTCTGAACCCAGCTCACGTACCACTTTAATGGGCGAACAGCCCAACCCTTGGGACCTGCTTCAGCCCCAGGATGTGATGAGCCGACATCGAGGTGCCAAACCTCCCCGTCGATATGGACTCTTGGGAGAGATTAGCCTGTTATCCCCAGGGTAGCTTTTATCCGTTGAGCGATGGCAATTCCACTCTCATTCCACCGGATCACTAAGCCCTACTTTCGTACCTGCTCGACTTGTCGGTCTCGCAGTCAAGCTCCCTTCTGCCTTTATGCTCTTCGCGCGATTTCTGTCCGCGCTGAGGGAACCTTTGGACGCCTCCGTTGCTCTTTCGGAGGCGACCGCCCCAGTCAAACTGCCCACCTGGCACTGTCCCGAGTGTCGTAACTACTTCGGTTAGATGACCAGCGGAGGAAGGGTGGTATCCCAACAGCGGCTCCGGGCGTCCTTGCGGCCGCCTTTCTTAGCCTCCCACCTATCCTGTACATCATCCGCCGGGCATCAATGCCAAGCTGCAGTAAAGCTCCATGGGGTCTTTCTGTCCAGTCGCGGGTAACCTGCATCTTCACAGGTATTTCAATTTCACCGGGCCCCTCGTCGAGACAGTGCCCAAATCGTTACGCCTTTCGTGCGGGTCGGAACTTACCCGACAAGGAATTTCGCTACCTTAGGACCGTTATAGTTACGGCCGCCGTTTACTGGGGCTTCAGCTCAAGGCTTCGGATTGCTCCTGACCTCTCCCCTTAACCTTCCAGCACCGGGCAGGCGTCAGCACCTATACGTCAGATTTCTCTTTTGCAGGCACCTGTGTTTGTGGTAAACAGTCGCTTGGGCTTCTCTTCTGTCGCCGGCCCCGGCTCCAACCGCAGGGGTCTTCACCAGTTCCGGCCATCCTTTTCCCGAAGTTACGGATGCAATTTGCAGAGTTCCTTAACGAGGGTTTTCCCGCGCACCTTAGGATCCTCTCCCTGCCTGCCTGTGTCGGTTTCGGTACGGGCGCAGTTTGTCTCGCTAGAAGCTTTTCTCGGCAGTGTGGTCCGCTTGGCTTCGGCTCACCCAAGGGTTTGCCTCCCTGTCACGTCTCGGCTTTTACAAGGGGGATTTGCCTCCCTTGCAGCCTACCGGCTTCGACGCGCTCTTCCATTCGCGCGCCCAAGCTCCCTCCTGCGTCACTCCATCACTCAAACGACTCCCTGCGGTACTGGAATGTTTGCCAGTTGTCCATCGCCTATGCTTGCTGCCTCGGCTTAGGTCCCGACTGACCCTGGGACGACGAGCGTTGCCCAGGAAACCTCAGGCTTTCGGTGGGCCAGATTCTTGCTGGCCTTTTCGCTACTCATACCGGCATTCTCACTGCCATGCGCTCCACCGCTCCTTCCGGTACGGCTTCGCCGCGCATGGTACGCTCCCCTACCCCGCATACCTAAGTATGCAGCCGCAGCTTCGGTTCTGTACTTGAGCCCCGGATATTTTCGGCGCAGGGACTCTCGACCAGTGAGCTATTACGCACTCTTTAAATGGTGGCTGCTTCTGAGCCAACATCCTGGTTGTTTTCGAATTCCTACATCCTTTTCCACTTAGTACAGCATTGGGGACCTTAGCTGGCGGTCTGGGCTGTTTCCCTCTTGCGTACGGGTCTTATCACTCGCACGCTGACTCCCGAGTTTGACATGCAGCCATTCGCAGTTTGACTGGGGTCGGTAGGCTTTACGCCCCCTTGCCCGATCAGTGCTCTACCGTCTGCATGCATCGCTCGAGGCTAGCCCTAAAGCTATTTCGGGGAGAACCAGCTATCTCCACGTTCGATTGGCATTTCACCCCTATGCACAGCTCATCCCAAAGTTTTTCAACACTCACGGGTTCGGCCCTCCGCTCAATTTTACCTGAGTTTCAGCCTGGCCATGCATAGATCACTGTGGTTTCGGGTCTACCCCGTCGAACTCTTCGCCCTTTTAAGACTCGCTTTCGCTTCGGCTCCGCGTTTTCCGCTTAACCTCGCTCGACAGGATAACTCGCCGGTTCATTCTTCAATAGGCACGCCGTCGCGCATATAAAGCGCTTCGACTGCTTGTGGACATACGGTTTCAGGTTCTATTTCACTCCGCTCCCGCGGTTCTTTTCGCCTTTCCCTCACGGTACTTTCCTCTATCGGTCGTCAGGTAGTATTTTGCCTTGGATGGTGGTCCACCCGGCTTCCCACAGGGTTCCTCGTGTCCCGTGGTACTCTGGATCCCAGCCTGTTCTTCAGCCTTTCGTGTACGAGGGTTTCACTCTCTTCGCCCGGCCTTCCCATGCCGTTCCACTAGGCTGCTTTCCCTTTATGCTGGTCCTCAACCCCGAAAGCCCGAAAGCTTTCGGTTTGGGCTCTTCCCGCTTCGCTCGCCGCTACTGGGGGAATCTCGTTTGATTACTTTTCCTCCGGCTACTTAGATGTTTCAGTTCACCGGGTTTGTCTCCCTTTCGGGTAGTGCGACATGACTCGCACTGGGTTGCCCCATTCGGAGATCCGTGGATCGAGGCCTATTTGCGGCTCCCCACGGCTTTTCGCAGCTGATCGCGTCCTTCTTCGACTCCTGACGCCAAGGCATCCACCGTATGCCTTTCGTAGCTTGACTTTTCCACGGCTTTCGCCGTGTGTTTCGCCTCAAGGCATCATTTCTGATGCTTGGTTTGTGATCCTAAAATGTTCGGAAAATCTTTGCTGTATTTCTACAGCCTTCGATGATTTTCTTTCATTTTGTCTTCTGTGTAGTTTTCAAGGTACCACTCTGAGAGAACTGTGTTCCCTCAAAACTAGACAATGCAGAAAACCTGATGCCTCGACTTAAGATTAAGCTGCAACGGCTCGGCGCGGTCAACGTCTGCCAATCGCGCTTCGCCTTTCGGCTCGCGTTCTTGGGACGTTTTCGCGTACGAGCTGTTTCCGAATCAGCTGCGCCCCTGCGGGCTTGCTTCTTCGACAGCTCAGTAACCTTAGAAAGGAGGTGATCCAGCCGCACCTTCCGATACGGCTACCTTGTTACGACTTCACCCCAGTCATCGCCCCCGCCTTAGACGGCTGCCTCCTTGCGGTTGGCCCACCGGCTTTGGGCGTGAATGACTTCCGTGGTGTGACGGGCGGTGTGTACAAGGCCCGGGAACGTATTCACCGCAGTATGCTGACCTGCGATTACTAGCGATTCCGACTTCATGCAGGCGGGTTGCAGCCTGCAATCCGAACTGGGGGATGGTTTGTGGGGTCCGCTCCGGCTCGCGCCTTCGCTTCCCTCTGTCCATCCCATTGTAGTACGTGTGTAGCCCAGGACATAAGGGGCATGATGACTTGACGTCATCCCCGCCTTCCTCCGCGTTCTCCGCGGCAGTCTCCTTTGAGTTCCCGCCATTACGCGCTGGCAACAAAGGACAGGGGTTGCGCTCGTTGCGGGACTTAACCCAACATCTCACGACACGAGCTGACGACAGCCATGCACCACCTGTTTTCGTGTCCCCGAAGGGAGGAAGCTATCTCTAGCTCTTTCACTCAATGTCAAGCCCTGGTAAGGTTCTTCGCGTTGCGTCGAATTAAACCACATACTCCACCGCTTGTGCGGGCCCCCGTCAATTCCTTTGAGTTTCAGTCTTGCGACCGTACTCCCCAGGCGGAATGCTTATTGCGTTAACTCCGGCACAGGAGGGGTCGATACCTCCTACACCTAGCATTCATCGTTTACGGCCAGGACTACCGGGGTATCTAATCCCGTTCGCTCCCCTGGCTTTCGAGCCTCAGCGTCAGTTACAGTCCAGAAAGCCGCCTTCGCCACTGGTGTTCCTCCCAATATCTACGCATTTCACCGCTACACTGGGAATTCCGCTTTCCTCTCCTGCACTCAAGGCATACAGTTTCCATCCCCTCACGGGGTTGAGCCCCGCACTTTTAAGATGGACTTATATGTCCGCCTGCGCTCCCTTTACGCCCAATAATTCCGGACAACGCTCGCCACCTACGTATTACCGCGGCTGCTGGCACGTAGTTAGCCGTGGCTTCCTCGCTCGGTACCGTCACCCAAACTCAATGTTTTCAAGCTCGGTTTTCGTCCCGTGCAACAGAGCTTTACGATCCGAAGACCTTCTTCACTCACGCGGCGTTGCTCCATCAGGCTTTCGCCCATTGTGGAAGATTCCCCACTGCTGCCTCCCGTAGGAGTCTGGGCCGTGTCTCAGTCCCAATGTGGCCGTTCATCCTCTCAGACCGGCTACTGATCGTCGCTTTGGTGGGCCGTTACCCCGCCAACTGGCTAATCAGACGCAGGCCCATCGACAGGTGATAGCATATTCAGAGGCCATCTTTCATCACCAGAGGATGCCCTCCGGTGACTTCATTCGGTATTAGCATTCCTTTCGGAATGTTGTCCCCATCCTGTCGGCAGGTTGCCTACGTGTTACTCACCCGTTTGCCACTCTCACCTTTACCGAAATAAAGGTTCCCGTTCGACTTGCATGTGTTAAGCACGCCGCCAGCGTTCGTCCTGAGCCAGGATCAAACTCTCCGAAAAAACTTGGTCTTTTTGCGCTATGCTTCGTTGCAGCTTCGCGCCGCGTCCTCAGCGCACACAAGTGCGCTTCCGGGGCGTCGCTTCGCTGCGCCTCGCCTAGCACAAAAATCCCTGCGTTTTTCTCCGCATCCAACATAACCATGTTGGACGCGGAGAAACTTGCATTCAGTTTGCAGAGAGCCGTGATTGGCTCTTTTTATCTTTGGATACGATTCTTTCGAACCGCATAAAGAAATTGTCGATTGCTTTTACAAATGTAGTTCACAATCGATGTTTCATCAAGATTTCTCTTGATGGACATCTGGCTTGAATCA of the Selenomonas sputigena genome contains:
- the mnmA gene encoding tRNA 2-thiouridine(34) synthase MnmA, whose protein sequence is MKKKVAVAMSGGVDSSLCAALLQEQGYEVLGITMQLSDDSREMNGVSSAATDARRVADFLGIEHVVADFRTLFSDKVVDYFLTEYLTARTPNPCVICNRFLKFGELLSFAREKGADFLATGHYVRVEKEADGSFALKKGRDEKKDQSYVLYRLPREILSHILFPLGSYRKEETRALAQKLSLPVANKAESQEICFVPEDDYKAYLSQHRPNRFHAGDIIDMQGKILGQHRGLPFYTIGQRKGLGIAAAHPLYVIALDEVNNRVIVGKNEELYASSLFASDVNWLMEEPTQEISVHAKIRYGSREVQANVLPLKDRAVKVSFLEPQRAVTPGQSVVFYSGERLVGGATIESRT
- a CDS encoding nucleotidyltransferase → MNVIGIIAEYNPFHNGHIYQIETIRAKYPKACIVALMSGSFTQRGCPAILDKWQRASHAVLSGIDLVLELPAAFAVRSAQNFAHGGVSLLSRLGVVDGLAFGAESPLALLQCAADSSKRNDVQELLHAYVQKGHSYAAALSHAIAQSSGINEAFLKQPNNILALEYLRALNCCATSIEPFAVARMGAAYHDEELHDTYASASSIRREIQTAAPRRNLLAKVLPANSMEALFEAHTEEAIPEINLLFRPLLAQLEHYTLENLQEIYGINEGFENRLLHAASHCLTMKDLLDECRSRRHPQSRIQRLIFHIMLHLRRQDIHEFDKNGPLYARILAFNHAGKSLLHEIKQKSSLPLISKTSHFLKDAALKHLPEKRTALENMLALDIHATEMRRLCLPQITKRGEDFQRSPLFISDKRKTPA